A portion of the Blautia hansenii DSM 20583 genome contains these proteins:
- a CDS encoding LURP-one-related/scramblase family protein: protein MKLLFKQRIFSWLDSYDIYNEQGEKVYTVKGELAWGHCLKIMDQYGQYLGTVKEKVLTFLPKFELYAGEQYLGCVQKEFTFFKPKFVVDFNGWSVQGNVWEWDYEIQDQTGRAVALVNKEVFSLADTYVMEIDRPENALYVLMLVLAIDAEKCSSQS, encoded by the coding sequence ATGAAACTTTTATTTAAACAAAGGATATTTTCATGGCTTGACAGTTATGATATCTATAATGAGCAGGGAGAAAAAGTGTATACAGTAAAAGGTGAATTAGCGTGGGGACATTGTCTAAAAATTATGGATCAATATGGGCAATATTTAGGTACAGTAAAAGAAAAAGTGCTCACATTTTTACCTAAGTTTGAACTCTATGCGGGAGAACAATATTTGGGGTGTGTTCAGAAAGAGTTTACTTTTTTTAAGCCTAAATTTGTTGTTGATTTTAATGGCTGGAGCGTGCAGGGAAACGTATGGGAATGGGATTATGAAATACAGGATCAGACTGGAAGGGCAGTAGCCTTGGTAAATAAAGAAGTATTTTCTTTAGCGGATACATATGTCATGGAAATTGACAGACCAGAAAATGCTTTATATGTATTGATGCTGGTTCTGGCTATTGATGCAGAAAAATGTTCCAGTCAGTCATAA